Genomic DNA from Mesorhizobium sp. 131-2-1:
GGCGGCGCTGAGCGAGGCCTGGTCAGGGGCAAGCGCTTCAATGGTTTTCAGGTCCAGTTGCAAGCCGCGCCTCTCATGATCCCCGAAGCATGATTCCGCGACGATAGATAACCGTTTGCGGCGCGCTGGTGTAGCTCCAGCCGCTGCAAAGTTGATGACTTGTCTAACGTTCCGTTTTCCTGATCCTCTACCCTACGACCATGCTGGGACTGTGGTGGCGGCCTCAAACGACGCCCGCGCCGCGGACGAGGTCGACGAAGCGGCCGAAGATCTCCGTATGGCGGTCGACGTCAGCCTGCGAGGTCGCCGGGCACGTCAGGAACATGGTGTGGAACGGCGTCACCAGTATGCCCTCGTTCATGTAGAAGGCATGCAGCAGCGTTTCGAGATCGCCGCGCCGGCCGGCAATGACGTCGGCGCCGGTTTTCGGCGGCGCGGGCATGAACATGATCTCGGCGCGGGCGCCGATCTGCGTCACATGCCAGGGCAATTTGTTGTCGCTGATGATCCCGCGCGCCGCTTCTGCCAAACGCGAGGCGTTGGCGATCATGACCTCGAAATTGGCCGGGGTGAGCACCTCCTCCAGCACCGCGCGCATGGTGGCGACGGTGAGCGCATTGCCGGCCAGCGTGCCGCCGATGCCGAGATGCGCCGACTGGCGCACGCGCGGATTGACCATCGGCACGATCGCCCACAGCCGCTCGGCGATCTCCCGCGAAACGCCGAAGATACCGGCCGGAATGCCGCCGGCGATCGCCTTTCCCGCCACCAGAATATCCGGCGCCAGCCCGTGCTGAGCGGTATAGCCGCCGGGCCCGCTGGAGATGGTGTGGGTCTCGTCGATGATCAGGACCGTGCCGGTGCGGCGCGTGATCTCGCGCAATGCCTGGTGAAAACCGTCGGCGACCGGGATCATGCCGAAATTGGTCATCAGCGGCTCGGTCAGCACGCAGGCGACATCGCCATGCGAAAGCGCCTCATCGAGCGCGGCAACGTCGTTGAACTCGACCACCCTGGAGACGCTGGAATGGTCGACGCCATTGGGATGGATCATGTTGCGCATGCCGACGCGGCCGTCGCGGATCTCGACATGCGCCTCCTCGACACCGCCATGGTAACAGCCAGAGAACACCAGCACCTTGTCGCGGCCGGTGATCATGCGCGCGATGCGGATGGCGCCGCGATTGGCGTCGGTGGCCGAGGTGGTGAGCGTCCAGTAAGGCAAGCCGAAGCGGCGCGCGAGTTCGGCGCCAACCCAGAGACTGTCCTCGGTCGGCAGCATCATGGTGGCGCCGTTCTGCAATTGGCGAAGCGCGGCGCGGGTCACCGCTTCCGGCGCGTGGCCGCACATGCCGCCGGTATCGCCAAGCGCGAAGTCGACATAGTCGTGGCCGTCGATGTCAATGATGTGGGCGCCGCTGGCCGAGTCGACATAGACGGGGAAGCCGCCGGCCCAGCGCCGCATCCAGTGCGATGGCCCGCCATAGAGGAAGTGCTTCTTGCCCTCTTCCCACGCCGCCGCCGAGCGCGGACGCCTCTCGAGGAAGCGCTGCTGCTCGTGGTCGAGCAGATCGCCGATTGTCGTTGAATGCAAAGCGTTTTTGGCAGCCATCACGAAGCGAAGTCTCCCTTGTGTGCCGTCTGTTGGGCACGAGATGGTTTTCGTCTCGGTTCACTATTTGAACCATCGTTTTGTATGTTATAGACAAACTGAAGACAGGATCGGCCGCCGTCAAGTTATTTCACACGCGAAGTATCTTTGGGAGCGCACAATGAGCACAGTCGGCAAGGCGGTTTCGCTGCTGGAGCTGTTTACGCTCGACGAACCGGAGATCGGCCTGTCAGAACTTGCCCGCAAGGCCGGCCTCGACAAGGCCACCGCCCGGCGGCTGCTGGTGGCGCTGGCCGCGCACCGGCTGATCGAGCAGGAACCGCAGAGCCGCCGCTACCGGCTGGGCGCCGGCCTGTCGCGGCTCGCCCGCATCCGCGACGCGCATTTCCCCTTCGTGCGCGTGGCGGCGCCGGTGCTGCGTGACCTTGCGCTCGAAACCGGCGAGACCGTGCATCTGTCGGAGTTCAGCGCCGGCGCGCTGCTCACCGTGCATGTCGAGCTGTCGGCGAAGGCCAACCGCGTCAATGTCGATGTCGGCCAGATCCTGCCGCTGCATGGCACGGCCTCCGGCATCGCCTTCCTCGCCGCCTCGCGACTGGAGGCGGTCGGCGCCTATCTCGAAAGGCCGTTGCAGGCCTTCACCGCGCATACGATGACGCAGCCGAGCGAGTTGGCAAAGGCAATCGCCCTTGCCGCGGCAAGCGGCTATTCGCGCAGCTCACAGGGCTATGAGGAAGGCGTGCACAGCATCGGCGTCGCGATCCCCGGCGCCGGCGGCCAGCCGATCGGCGCGCTGGCGATCGCCTCTCCCGTCTCGCGCGTCGACGACCAGGTCGCGGCCAGCCAGGGCACGGCGGCGATCAGTGCGGCGCGGCTGATCACGGCGCGGCTGACCGGCGAGACTTAAGTCGCCCCTATCGAGGCCCTCAATGGGGCCTTGCGCCTCGAATGACCTCAGGCACCAGGGTGCCGGAGATCAAATCCTGGCTGCATCACACCTCCCCTCTCGTCTCTACCAACGGGAACGGCACTTTTGAACGTTGTTCATTTTTCTCTTGAACGCCGTTCATAATGTGCTATGGTGCGATCGTGAACATCGTTCATGGAGGAAACGAGGCTGACTGGAATACGGCGCCGCGCTGGAAGTCGCACGGCCACCAGGCCTGGCCAATTGTATCCGGCCTGAAACAGGCGCGCGCCGACCCAAACTAACCCTGAAACGAAAGGACCATATCGATGATCGCCGACAGCCATGCCCGCAACTGTTCAAGCGCACGCACGACCCGGAGACCAATCGCCGACAGCAGATACGAGGCGCCAAGAACAAGAAGCAAATGGATTGGAATCAACCGCAGTAACGAAGTTTAACCGGCTCACGCTAAAACGGGGCTCAAACCGCGCAAGCGACCGCTGATCGATCCGCTTGGATTGCTCGATGTCCTTGCCCAATGGAACTAGCCATGAACACCCATCTGATGATGTCGCGGCGCTTCGCGCCTCTTTTCTGGACGCAGTTCCTCTCCGCATTCAACGACAATTTCCTGAAGAACACGCTGGTGTTCCTGATCCTTTTCACGCTGGCGGCTGACCGGGCGGAGTCCCTGGTGACGCTGGCTGGCGCCATCTTCATGGCCCCCTTCCTGCTTTTGTCCGCGCTTGGCGGCGAGATCGCCGACCGCTTCGACAAGGCTTTCGTGGCGCGTAGGCTGAAGTTCGTCGAGATCGGCGCGGCCCTGCTCGCCGTGGTCGGCATCGCGCTCTCGTCCATTCCGGTGCTGCTCACGGCGCTGTTCCTGTTCGGCGTCATTTCGGCGCTGTTCGGCCCGATCAAATACGGCATCCTGCCGGATCACCTCGAGCGCAAGGAACTGCCGCGCGCCAACGCCTGGATCGAGTCGGCCACCTTCGCCGCCATCCTCGGCGGCACGATCGTCGGCGGCGTCGTCTCGGCCGACGGCATCGGCGTCGTCGTGTTCGGCCCGATGATGATGATCCTGGCGATCGGCTGCTGGATCGTCAGCCGCTACATCCCGGCAACCGGCTCGGCGGCGCCGAATCTCGTGATCGACAGGAACATCTTGCGCTCCACCTGGCGTCTGGTCAGCGAGCTGCGCACGAACCAGCGCATCTGGCGCGCGGCGCTGATGGCGTCGTGGTTCTGGCTGGTCGGAGCCATCGTCCTTTCCATCCTGCCCCCTCTGGTCAAGAATTCGCTCGGCGGCACAGAGATCGCCGTGACCGCCTATCTAGCCGTCTTCGCGGTTGCCGTCGCCGTCGGCTCGGCCATCGCGGCATGGATGTCGCAAGGGCGCATGGTGCTGTTGCCAGCACCGGTCGGCACGGCGCTGATGGCCGTGTTCGGGCTGGACCTCGCCTGGAGCGTGTGGGGCCTGCATAGCTCGGTCCAGGCCCAGACGCTCAGCGCCTTCTTTGCCGGCCAGAACACCATCCGCGTCGCCATCGATCTCGCCGGCCTGGCGATTGCCGGCGCCTTCCTCGTGGTGCCAACCTTCGCGGCCGTGCAGGCCTGGGCGCCGGAGGATCGCCGGGCCCGCGTCGTTGCCGCGGTCAACGTCGTCAGTGCCGGCTTCATGACCGTCGGCGGCGGCCTCGTCGCCGCCATCCAGGGCGCCGGCGTCTCCATCGCCGGCGTGCTGGCCGGCCTTGCCGTGGTCAATGCCGTAGCCGCCTGGCTGATGCTGAGATACCTGCCGACGAATGCTTTCCGCGATTTCGTCTCCATCCTGTTCCGCGCCTTCCATCATCTGGAAGTCGAGGGGCTGGAGAACCTCAAGGCCGCCGGTCCGGCGCCGATCCTGGCGCTCAACCATGTCAGCTTCCTCGACGGTCCGCTGGCCCTGACGCTGACCGACGAGGAACCGGTCTTCGCCATCGATTACACGATCGCCCAGGCCTGGTGGATGAAGCCGTTCATGAAGCTCGCCCGGGCGCTGCCGCTCAATCCGGCCAAGCCGATGTCGACCCGGACGCTGATCAAGATCGTGCAGGGCGGCGATCCGCTGGTCATCTTCCCCGAAGGCCGTATCACTGTCACCGGAGGCCTGATGAAGGTCTATGACGGCGCCGCCATGGTGGCCGACAAGACCGGCTCGATGGTGGTGCCGGTGCGCATCGACGGGCTGGAGAAGAGCTACTTCTCGCGGCTGACGTCCCAGCACGTGCGTCGCCGCCTGTTCCCGAAGGTCAAGGTGACCATCCTGGAGCCGGTGAAGCTCGCGGTTCCGCAGGAGCTCAAGGGCCGCAAGCGCCGTGCCGCGGCGGGCGCCGCCCTCTATCAAGTCATGTCGGATCTCGTCTTCCGCACCGAGGACATCGACAAGACCGTGCTTGAAAAGATCATCCAGACCGCGAACGAGCGCGGCATGGGAGAGCTCGCCGTGCAGGATCCGGTTACCGGCTCGCTCAGCTACGGCAAGCTGCTGACGGCCGCCGCTGTCCTCGGCGAGACGTTCGAGCACCTCTATGCCGGCCAGCAGACGATTGGCATCATGCTGCCCAACGCCAACGGCGCCTGCGCGACGCTGCTCGGCGTCATGTCGGCCGGCAAGGTGCCGGCGATGCTCAACTTCACCGCGGGCGCGGCGAACATCCTCTCCGCCTGCAAGGCCGCCGAGGTGCGCACGGTACTCACGTCCCGCGCGTTTGTGGAACAGGCCAAGCTCGGCGCGGTGGTCGAGGAAATCGGCCGCTCGGTGGAGATCGTCTGGCTCGACGATCTGCGGGCCGGCATC
This window encodes:
- a CDS encoding transaminase translates to MAAKNALHSTTIGDLLDHEQQRFLERRPRSAAAWEEGKKHFLYGGPSHWMRRWAGGFPVYVDSASGAHIIDIDGHDYVDFALGDTGGMCGHAPEAVTRAALRQLQNGATMMLPTEDSLWVGAELARRFGLPYWTLTTSATDANRGAIRIARMITGRDKVLVFSGCYHGGVEEAHVEIRDGRVGMRNMIHPNGVDHSSVSRVVEFNDVAALDEALSHGDVACVLTEPLMTNFGMIPVADGFHQALREITRRTGTVLIIDETHTISSGPGGYTAQHGLAPDILVAGKAIAGGIPAGIFGVSREIAERLWAIVPMVNPRVRQSAHLGIGGTLAGNALTVATMRAVLEEVLTPANFEVMIANASRLAEAARGIISDNKLPWHVTQIGARAEIMFMPAPPKTGADVIAGRRGDLETLLHAFYMNEGILVTPFHTMFLTCPATSQADVDRHTEIFGRFVDLVRGAGVV
- a CDS encoding IclR family transcriptional regulator; the encoded protein is MSTVGKAVSLLELFTLDEPEIGLSELARKAGLDKATARRLLVALAAHRLIEQEPQSRRYRLGAGLSRLARIRDAHFPFVRVAAPVLRDLALETGETVHLSEFSAGALLTVHVELSAKANRVNVDVGQILPLHGTASGIAFLAASRLEAVGAYLERPLQAFTAHTMTQPSELAKAIALAAASGYSRSSQGYEEGVHSIGVAIPGAGGQPIGALAIASPVSRVDDQVAASQGTAAISAARLITARLTGET
- a CDS encoding acyl-[ACP]--phospholipid O-acyltransferase, whose protein sequence is MNTHLMMSRRFAPLFWTQFLSAFNDNFLKNTLVFLILFTLAADRAESLVTLAGAIFMAPFLLLSALGGEIADRFDKAFVARRLKFVEIGAALLAVVGIALSSIPVLLTALFLFGVISALFGPIKYGILPDHLERKELPRANAWIESATFAAILGGTIVGGVVSADGIGVVVFGPMMMILAIGCWIVSRYIPATGSAAPNLVIDRNILRSTWRLVSELRTNQRIWRAALMASWFWLVGAIVLSILPPLVKNSLGGTEIAVTAYLAVFAVAVAVGSAIAAWMSQGRMVLLPAPVGTALMAVFGLDLAWSVWGLHSSVQAQTLSAFFAGQNTIRVAIDLAGLAIAGAFLVVPTFAAVQAWAPEDRRARVVAAVNVVSAGFMTVGGGLVAAIQGAGVSIAGVLAGLAVVNAVAAWLMLRYLPTNAFRDFVSILFRAFHHLEVEGLENLKAAGPAPILALNHVSFLDGPLALTLTDEEPVFAIDYTIAQAWWMKPFMKLARALPLNPAKPMSTRTLIKIVQGGDPLVIFPEGRITVTGGLMKVYDGAAMVADKTGSMVVPVRIDGLEKSYFSRLTSQHVRRRLFPKVKVTILEPVKLAVPQELKGRKRRAAAGAALYQVMSDLVFRTEDIDKTVLEKIIQTANERGMGELAVQDPVTGSLSYGKLLTAAAVLGETFEHLYAGQQTIGIMLPNANGACATLLGVMSAGKVPAMLNFTAGAANILSACKAAEVRTVLTSRAFVEQAKLGAVVEEIGRSVEIVWLDDLRAGIGLKDKLLGLLRKSTPRVARKPDDAAVILFTSGSEGTPKGVVLTHRNILANAAQAASRIDFHSGDKVFNVLPIFHSFGMTAGMVLPLISGVPVYFYPSPLHYRIVPELVYASNATIIFGTDTFLSGYARTAHPYDFRSVRYCFAGAEPVKAATRMTYMEKFGLRILEGYGVTEAAPVISINTPMYNRSGSVGKIMPGMEYRLDPVPGVDDGGRLFVRGPNVMSGYLRAEKPGVLEPLEDGWHDTGDVVTVDEAGFITIRGRAKRFAKIGGEMISLAAVEALAGELWKGSLSAVATVPDARKGEKLILITEAANATRAEFLAFAKANSAMDLMVPAEVRVVPKVPVLGSGKLDFAGVTKMVRGEEELKVKAA